A stretch of DNA from Manihot esculenta cultivar AM560-2 chromosome 7, M.esculenta_v8, whole genome shotgun sequence:
ATCACATATGACTACAAACGCATATATTTAGctcaaattaaactaaattccCTGAAAATTTCATCATCAAGCTGATCCAACTTGCACAGTGCATCAAATCAAACTTGTTTAACTAACATAAATCAAAATCCACGCAATTTTTGACTCGAAAACAGATCTAAGCTCTTTCATGCAaactaacacatgcatacataacCACATATAGACGCAAACTCCATACATTGCTCACGCCGAGAATCAAAAACTTCGCAACGATAGGTTTCTTCAATCCCTCAGATGATAACAAAGATCGAGCTCAATATACACTAAAATTCACGTGAAACGGAGCTCATTATCATCAAGTTTATTCAAAAATTTCCTCCACAAACCGCAAGATTTCGCGCAGGTTGCTAAACGTCTATGATAGATTCCACTGAGGATTTTAGTAAAGGGGGAGACAGAGGAAGAGAAACCCTAAGCTCATAGGCAGAGAAAGCAAGTGAAGTGAAAAATGTGCCaggagaaaaaagagagaatttTAGTAAAGAGAAATAGCTCAAATAAGTAATATTTTAGTTTTGACCAGAGAAGTGTGAGATTCTAATGGCATGTGACTGACTGTGACCTAACTCCCTCAAACAGATGACACGGTGGTAAGGGATAACTTCACTGCCTGTGACCTAATCGTTATTAACCCTTCAGCCGCTGTGAATGGGCCGACATTTaagtttaaatcaaaaaatCGAATTGTACTAATCCATTCCAACTTATTGATTTGGTTGGTTGAAATGttggatttaatttgattagtatatttaaaattattcaattttctatttgattgaatttgattgaatttaaacattttaaattaccgattaaattaaaataactaattttattGGCTAGGTCCAAGTCCAAACTCGAACCCTCTCATTCTGGTGTCCAACCCAGCACCCAAAGTCCTCCCCTTTTGGCCTTTCTCATACCTAATTCAGAGGTTCTCTCCATTCCTGATTTCCTTCCGAGCCCGAGCCCGAGCCCGAACCCCTATTCACTCACAgtcagttaaaattaaaatccttAACGAATCCTTAAATTCCATTAATCTCTTTTCCTTCCACTGTCAATCTTTTTTTATTGACCGTCAACCTCTTTTCTGTCGATATGCTGCACTTCTTTCtcgtttttttttctcaaaatggccaACACCACCATCAATAACCTCAGCGACAGCTGTGATCACAATGAGTCGAGTTCTCTCTTTGACAAGAGCATTGAAGAACATAACAAGAAACTCACAGCGATTTTCAACTGTAATTGAGCCGCCCTGAATATAAGCCCATGGGTCGGGCTTAGTGGAACTCCAACTAGCGATCTTAAAGTTTGTaaatcttcttttttatttaattcgatttccTTAATATGATGAATTTTGAGAGTATTGAATTATTTGAATTagatctttttttttctaaattaatgtCATTTTCAGATTTCATGAAATTGATGAGTGAAGTTATAAAAAATCTATGTAGATTTTGATTTCAATTTTGAACTGAACTAAATTTATGTTTATCAATTAGATTCagtttattataatttcataatcaatttttaaaattttaataatttaattttcaaattgaaCCGATGGATTGCACAACTAAACAACCATAAATATAATAGAACTTATTCCTTTGGTtgtcattaaaatattaaataaaaattttattttaaaattaataattaaaaaatattattttttttaaattttttaatcacactctatattaatttaattactaattaattttaaattttatatattatattaaatgtaTTCACAATGTTAGTCattttaataatagtaataattatttttttttgaaaataataataataattattttaaccgTGTATGATTTTAAGCTCAAGTCCACTACTCAACATGATGGGCTGACCCACATGACTGAGCCCAGACCCAGAGTCAGCCTAACAAAAACAAAACCACACACCACAACCACCTCGATCTTTCCATCCGGGCAGCCCGAAAATCCGATCTTACGGCTAATATTCCTGCCCGTGCGCAGCCCTAGATGGTTCTGGAACTCTTCCACGTGTCACCACCAAACCTTTAAGGCCATAGCTATCTCATGTTGTCTCTCTCACAAACCTACACTTCCCCTATAAGCCCAAAACCCTTCTCCACGCTTCTCTTATCTTCTCCAAGCTCAGTTTCTGCATAACCACAAGCTCAAAATCTCGAATTAGGGTTTCAACCCAATTCTCTCTATTGGTTATAGGATTTTGAATTGGTTCATATCCCTACTCCAATTTCCACTCATTGAGGTCCATTTTTTCATAGAATTGTATAAAAAAACCCTAGAAAATGGCTTCCTCTACAGCTCAGATTCACGTTCTAGGCGGTATTGGGTTTTCTTCGTCCTCCTCTAGAAAACCCAGTTTTTCATTTTCACCGAAGACTGTTTTCTTTGGCCAAAATCTAAGGTCGCAAACGGCGGCGTTTCTGAGACACAGTAACACGACGAGGAGAAGATATAGCACTGGACCTTTGAGGGTAGTGAATGAGAAGGTTGTTGGAATCGACCTGGGTACCACGAATTCTGCAGTTGCTGCTATGGAGGGAGGGAAGCCAACTATTGTTACAAACGCGGAGGGTCAGAGGACGACACCGTCGGTTGTTGCGTACACGAAGAATGGGGATAGACTTGTGGGGCAGATTGCAAAGCGGCAGGCGGTGGTGAACCCGGAGAATACGTTCTTCTCTGTGAAGAGGTTTATTGGGAGGAAGATGTCGGAGGTGGATGAGGAGTCGAAGCAGGTTTCTTATAGAGTAGTGAGAGATGAGAATGGAAATGTTAAGTTGGATTGCCCTGCAATTGGCAAGCAGTTTGCTGCTGAGGAGATTTCTGCTCAGGTATAATCTTAAATTCTGTTATATTTTGTGGTCTTTGATGCATTTAGATTAATACTGCCCTTGGAATTACTTGGTTGTTGATGTTGCTTTTAAAATAATGTGAACTCTTGTGCTGAGCAGCTCTTTATATGTATACAAGTTTGCATTGAGGAAAGTTGTTTGTCGTTGTACTAGTACGTAGTATTTAACTTTGTTTTATGTAGGAATTAACTTGGAAGATTGTGGAATGAATGGATTAGTTATGGTGCTCAGGTTCTTGAGGCACAAGGACTAAATTCTTGCAAAAGATATTCATTGTGAAAGGTTTGAGGAGGAActtgtattatttattttttctttttgaagatTACTTTACACTCTCACCCCTATACATGATTATGATATCGGAGTATGTTACTGCATGCATGTTTCTGTTCGCGATTTCTTTTGTGCTTGAGATACAGTTATTGGACTTCATAACTTCGGGTTATTAATTACCAATGATTTGTTGCCTTTTCAAATGTAGGTTTTGAGGAAGCTTGTGGACGACGCCTCAAAGTTTTTGAATGATAAAGTGACTAAAGCTGTGGTCACAGTGCCTGCTTACTTCAATGATTCCCAAAGGACAGCGACAAAAGATGCTGGACGAATTGCTGGGTTGGAAGTTCTTCGCATAATCAACGAACCTACTGCTGCATCATTGGCATATGGGTTTGAAAAGAAGAACAATGAAACCATCCTGGTATTTGACCTTGGTGGTGGCACTTTTGATGTTTCAGGTACTGCAGTTGTTGCCTGAATTACTTGCTTATGGTTTCATCTCTGTTTTTATTTTGGAGATTAGGTTGTTATCAGGTGAATAATTTTCTCTGATAATTCCCTTCTGTTGATTCCTAAAGTTCTGATGCTTGAATTATATAACATTTGAAGTACAAATCGTGGCAACATTTTTCTtgcttaatattaaaataattctaCTCCACGTTGTAAATTTTGTAATCAGTTCCTAACATTCTAATTGCAGTGCTTGAGGTTGGTGATGGAGTTTTTGAAGTGCTCTCTACTTCAGGAGATACACATTTGGGTGGTGATGACTTTGATAAGGTTTGAGTTTTTCACTGAGCTATTGTGACGAATGTCcatgtttattttgcttttgatGCTGGGAATTTAACAATATACATATTGTTTATGCAGAGAATTGTTGATTGGCTTGCTGGCAACTTTAAGAACGATGAAGGCATTGATCTTTTGAAGGACAAACAAGCACTTCAGCGGCTGACTGAGACAGCTGAGAAGGCTAAAATGGAGCTGTCATCTTTGACTCAGACAAACATTAGGTacatttttttgtttgttttgttgaTTTCTCAAGTTTAAATGTAATTGAATTTTCTTCTGCTGAATTTATGTCTTTCCCAGTTTGCCTTTCATCACTGCTACTGCTGATGGACCCAAGCATATTGAGACCACACTTACAAGAGCCAAGTTTGAGGAATTGTGTTCAGATTTGCTTGACCGGTACATAATACTGTCAATACTTAGTTATTGACTTGTTTGATGtatttttaatgcatttttcacGGGCATTTGCTAAATATCTTTGAATTGTGGAGCTTGGTTCATATTGATCTAattattgttcattttatttcatTGTAAGGCTTAAAACACCAGTTGAGAATTCCCTGAGGGATGCAAAACTCTCCTTTAAAGACATTGATGAGGTGATACTTGTGGGTGGATCGACACGTATCCCAGCTGTACAGGAACTTGTAAAGAAAATGACTGGGAAGGACCCAAATGTCACTGTCAATCCAGATGAAGTTGTTGCCCTAGGTGCTGCAGTTCAGGTTGTCCTACTTTCCTATTATTATTAGAAAACTGTGTTCTGTACTTCTTATGTACCTTTGCAATAATGCCCGTAGTTTAATTTCTTTTGATATCCTGGTATCAATTATTTGTAATATATCATTCTGTGTTCTTTCTTGTTGGAGCCTAGGCTGGTGTTTTGTCTGGAGATGTCAGTGATATTGTGCTGTTGGATGTGACACCTTTGTCACTTGGGCTGGAGACTCTTGGTGGCGTCATGACAAAAATCATCCCCAGAAACACTACATTGCCCACATCCAAATCTGAGGTGTTCTCAACTGCTGCAGATGGACAGACTAGTGTCGAAATTAATGTACTTCAGGGTGAGAGAGAGTTTGTTAGGGACAACAAATCCCTTGGCAGCTTCCGCCTTGATGGTATCCCACCAGCACCACGAGGAGTTCCTCAAATTGAGGTTAAATTTGACATTGATGCCAATGGTATTCTTTCTGTTACTGCTGTTGATAAAGGTACTGGCAAGAAGCAAGACATCACCATTACTGGTGCTAGTACCTTACCCAGCGATGAGGTATGTTATGATGTCAACTGAATTCTTGCTGCATTTAGCATTTACTTGATCTTTGAGAGTCACAGTGATATCCTTGTGAGGAAACGTGCTCGTATGGGACAATTACAATGGTGCCCTTGAAATTTGAGAGTGTAGGAATTGCTCTAAATTATAACCAAGTAGACTGCTAACTCGCTTATAAACTGCTTGTCAAATTTGATCTGATGGAAGATGCTTGTATTGATTGTTGTCATGAATGAATATATTCAGGTTGAGAGGATGGTGAACGAAGCTGAAAAGTTTGCAAAGGAGGACAAGGAGAAGAGAGATGCCATTGACACAAAGAACCAGGCAGATTCTGTTGTCTACCAGACGGAGAAGCAACTGAAAGAGCTAGGAGACAAGGTTCCAGCTCCAGTGAAAGAGAAGGTTGAGGCAAAACTCAAGGAGCTCAAGGATGCAATTGCAGATGGATCAACCCAAGGGATGAAAGATGCTATGGCTGCTCTTAATCAAGAAGTCATGCAACTCGGCCAGTCCCTTTACAACCAACCGGGCGCAGGTGGTCCAGGCCCTGCACCTGGAGGTGAAGCTGGACCTTCAGATTCATCAAACAAAGGACCTGATGGGGATGTTATTGATGCAGACTTCACCGACAGCAAGTGAAAAGGCAAGTTGAGCTCCTTCCTGGTGATGTGTATAAGAAATTGATTCTGCCTGGTCGGGTTGCTGCATTTTCAGACATTTTTGCTCTTTGAAGGGAGGAAAGAATTGTTTTTAGGAATATAGAGGACCAAGAACGTAATAGCAAATCCATAAtagtgttcttttttttttttttaataatataatattatttagattttaattgtGGCTTGATTATTGCGAGTTTTGACATTAGCCCCATATCTTGGAATTGCTTAAGTGGCACTCACAATGGTTCGTATTACTGGTAAGCAAAACAAGCTTCTGAATTTTAAGATCACACCCTTGGCTTAAGATGAGTTTCAAAATCAGCAAGGTTGGACAAAGATGTCAAGTTGGgtaatgaaatataatttaaatattcatttcGAATTCGTTCAAAATAAATCATGGTAAGGgaagaaatttaaataaattccttAACAATTATAAAAACTAGTCAACTCGCtggttattaaattttttaacgtaatttcattttttttttattatatttccattgttaaaatttattgattgcaCTAGAGAAAAAATAATAGTTATATTCAATTGtatcatttgaaaattttatttaaataataacaaactttagtttaatattgaaaatttttatgtaattttgtCATTATCAAATTGTTGCCTAAACAAAATAAGtaaata
This window harbors:
- the LOC110619367 gene encoding stromal 70 kDa heat shock-related protein, chloroplastic; this translates as MASSTAQIHVLGGIGFSSSSSRKPSFSFSPKTVFFGQNLRSQTAAFLRHSNTTRRRYSTGPLRVVNEKVVGIDLGTTNSAVAAMEGGKPTIVTNAEGQRTTPSVVAYTKNGDRLVGQIAKRQAVVNPENTFFSVKRFIGRKMSEVDEESKQVSYRVVRDENGNVKLDCPAIGKQFAAEEISAQVLRKLVDDASKFLNDKVTKAVVTVPAYFNDSQRTATKDAGRIAGLEVLRIINEPTAASLAYGFEKKNNETILVFDLGGGTFDVSVLEVGDGVFEVLSTSGDTHLGGDDFDKRIVDWLAGNFKNDEGIDLLKDKQALQRLTETAEKAKMELSSLTQTNISLPFITATADGPKHIETTLTRAKFEELCSDLLDRLKTPVENSLRDAKLSFKDIDEVILVGGSTRIPAVQELVKKMTGKDPNVTVNPDEVVALGAAVQAGVLSGDVSDIVLLDVTPLSLGLETLGGVMTKIIPRNTTLPTSKSEVFSTAADGQTSVEINVLQGEREFVRDNKSLGSFRLDGIPPAPRGVPQIEVKFDIDANGILSVTAVDKGTGKKQDITITGASTLPSDEVERMVNEAEKFAKEDKEKRDAIDTKNQADSVVYQTEKQLKELGDKVPAPVKEKVEAKLKELKDAIADGSTQGMKDAMAALNQEVMQLGQSLYNQPGAGGPGPAPGGEAGPSDSSNKGPDGDVIDADFTDSK